In Chroicocephalus ridibundus chromosome 21, bChrRid1.1, whole genome shotgun sequence, the sequence gcacaggggaaaaaaaaccaaccaaaccccaggATTTCCTGAAGTATTAGGTGGGCACTTAGGAGATGTGGGGAGATCGAAGCCAGGGGCAATTGAGGGAGGAAGATGATGGCACTGGCAGTGCCTGGGAGGGACGAGTGGCGAGGACCCAGCGCTGATCGGGGACGAACACACATGTCATGAGGTAACGCTTCTGCGAACATGAGACCGCGGGCAGCCCCAGGCGAGGGGCTGATGACCAGGacctggcagctgcctgtggcTCTGCCGGCCCAAAACagccttcttccccctcctcctcctcctcctcctcctccaccgcgCAGGAGGAACAACGCCAAGCACGAAACATCACGCGAGGGGTTAAAACTGGCCGCGGAGTAGGGGGGGATTTCCAGCTGGAAGGTCTTTGTGGCAAATCCAACTCCTCTATTATTCTTAGCCTGGCTCCAGTGTAAATACAAGAGCCAACTTGGAATAACTTTCTCAGAAAGCTTCGTGCCTGGGATAACGTGCCCGGAGAACTGGACTTGACGCTGCTGGAGCCAAAAGGGACAGAGTATTTTTGAAGGGCGAGCGTGGGAAGCTGTGGGGGTGGAGAGACTACACCacgcagctccccattttggtgCAGATTCCCCCGAAAGCtcgggatggggacggggtgggCTTCCCAGAGCCGGAGCGATGGATGCGCTGCGTCATCCCCCACAGAGCCCGGACTCCGACCCCGGGGCTTTGATGCCTGCACAGAAATCTTTAGGCCAGGTCACTGTTTCCAGTTTACTTCCTAATTCTGAGAGTTTTGGGATCTGGGCTTCTCGCTCAGCCAGTGCCGAGGAATTCAGGGACATGTTAGGAAAAGGTGGAAAGTTTTAGAGAGGGGTACCCGGAGCTACGGCTGGCCCCAGGCATGACCAACAGCATCATTCAAGTTATTAATGGTATAACTTACAATATTATAATTATATTATCTTATTATATGACCATATATGACTATATATGAGTATTAAATTATTAACATTATAATATTATCTTAGATTATTCGATGAGTATCTGATTATACTGTTCTATGAGTACGCAAGTACTATAATATTAATATTCCCAATTAGTCTGCTTTGTAAGACcccgaaaaaaagaaaacacattgaaCCTTGCATTTGGAAAAGGGAAATGAGAGACTCGATAAGACTTTGACAAGGTCATACCATTCAGAAATCTATTTATAGTGATTCAGCCCTAATGAAATGCAAGTTTCCTTTCCGAGCCTTCAGCAATTTCACAGCAAAAGGCGCATGAGAAATAAAGCAGCCGGGTCGGTGGCTGAGGAGCGGCTCAAAACACACGGAACAGAGGTTTGAGATCCACCTCTAAATAAATTTGGGGTAGGGGGCGCAGGAACGTGAGGGGGGCTGCAACCCCATTGCTGCatctccctctcccagcacatCTGCAcccaaaataaagggaaaaaacccacgtGGGACGAGCTCGGGTCCAGCCTGCAACGCGATAGCTTTTTGTTGTGAAGTCTCTGATTTAATCACGGGCCGGATTGCGAATCCATTACTCCCACCAGGGAACAGATTTTGCACAAAGCGCCAATAAATCATTGAAACTATTCATGTGAAACCGTATCCCGCGGGCTCGACGCGAGCCTCTGCTTACGGTGCCGGACGATGAACCGCTCcttctttgtgtctttttaggGAATGCTGAGACAGAAGATGAGGAGATAACAGAGTTTTTATATGACTACGCATCTCGTTTCGGTgagaaattcttgctttttttggatttgtttgaTGCAAGTTGGACTAAGCGGGGTTGGAAAGGATGCTGGGGGGCCTCcgctgggcagggaggtggggcTTTGCCCATGTAAACAAATGCGAGGGCACCGAGAAGCCACTGAATCGAGTCCTCTGCAATTACGAATAAACCCCGAGGGACACTGAGCCCCcggacccccccggacccccttTAGTGTCAACGGAGAGAAACGGGTGCCCAGTATCTCCACTGACTTTAAGCGGAGCCTCTGGAGACCCTCTCagatgaaaaacatttatgtCTGAACCACATCAGGAACCTCCGATACAAACCTGAGCAACCCGTAGGAAATACACTCCCTAACGCCAAATGGGTCTGACCACTATAAATCAAGGGCTGCTCAGACAAGGGCGGTGTAAAAcataaaacaacattaaaagcagagttaaaagacatttttctggaGCCGTTCTGCCCCCAGTGGTTCTCGTCACCATCTGAAATCACGCCTTGCTGAGCTGAAAAGGTTACTGAGATGGACTAGGAGCAGAGGTAACCCCGGGAGCTGCTCCCGAGCAGAGAGATTTGCTTTGATttctgcagcatcagcagagtcctgccctgcccggcgcgCTGCCGTCGCTGCTCACAAGCAAACTCAGCCCAGGCACCCTCTAAAATCCAGTTTCCAACCTACAGAATTGATGCTCAGTGTTATCTGGTGTTGCTAGACAGGCTCCGGGAAGTTTAAACCCCTGCCGGGCGATTTCCCACCAGGAGATTAGCGGATAATCctccgtcccacccccggccctTCCTCaactctccttccccccagcGCACCCcaacaggctgcccggggggcTGTGATCGCCCCACAGCTCAGGGGCGGGGGTCCAGGGGGTCTGAAGCAGCAGGgggtgtccccgcgtccccctccccgtgcccagaGGGGCAGCTGGTGACAGCTCGACTTCGGGGACAGCTTCTGGCGCGGGCGGCCCTGGCTCAAACTCACCAGCCCCGAGGTGAGGAGGTGactggccaccaccagccccaggcaccagtagCGGCGCTTTTCGCAGGCGTCGAAGAAGATCACCCCCCAGAAGGTGTGGAGCAAGACGAGCGCCATGGTGAGGAacgctggaggggagagagagcgACACAGAACCCCCTCAGACCTCgccaccaccttcctcctcctcgccacAGTGAAGGGCCACGCACAAGCCCACGGCCCGTGCCGGCCCCCGACCTCACCGGAGGTGATGAAGTAGTACGGCGAGTCCCCGTGGATCCCGACGATGCCCGGCCCGATGGAGTCCGCCAGGATGTTAATGACAGAAAAGACGCCGCTGATGATGCCGAAGGACAGGCCCGAGACTGcggaggcagagcagagccagccctgagCGACCGTGGCCGTGCCACCTCCAGCGCCAGCCCCAGGCTCGGCGCGTGGgtccagggaaaggcaggagagcgggAGAGAGAACCGGGAAGGCTGTGGTAGCCCGGTGGGCTAACTGATGCCACCGCCAGGCTGCGATAGCCGAGCATCCCGCTGCCGGACAGCCCCGGGAGAGCCCTGCCCGGGCCCGTGCTCACCGTAAGCCATCTGCCGGAGGGAGATGGGGGACCGGCCGTCCTCGCTGATGGTCGCCAGGCCTTCATCCGCTTTCCTGCGCGGGCGGGAGAGGCAGCGTGAGCGGCTGGCGTGGGACGGGCGCCCCATCAcgccggggaggggaaggggtggtTATAAACAAGCCCGGGGGTGAGGAGCAATGGCTCCCTTCGAGGGAAGGTGCTTTGCGGGGTTCTCCGGACAAAAAGCAAAGGTTGGGCCCCGAGCACAGCTCCCAGAACACGTCACCGGCGCCACGGAGCCGCCCTGGCACGGGCTCTTACTTCAGCAGCTTGAAGTAGGCGAATCTGaacacctcctgcagcaggacgGAGACGGCCGCCCCGAAGACGAGGAGGCCGTACTGCAGCTTGGCGTCCTCCCGGTCGCTGAGATGGACTGACACGAACCAGATCAGAGAGGCCAGGAGCAGCGACACCAGCCAGAAAAAGGCCCTGGGGGAGAGAGGGACACCCAGCTCAGGCCGTGGGGCTCGCAACCAGCCGGCAAACACGGGCCAAGACGCTTGCTCGGGTTGCCCGGGCTGCAGGTCAGGCGTTCCTGGTCATTGCCACATGAGGAGGGCACGGCAGGACAGCACATGACTGAAAAGAAGAACAGATTGAGAAggcaaaatcctcttttttttttcttcttggagcCACGGTGGCCGACtcggagggaagaggggaaggctGAGCCCTCGGGAAGCTGAGCGTGGTGGGACGCAGCCACTCGGAGCCAACATCTCGCTCTTTCCAAAGCGGTGAATCCCCCAGGTCGGCACCCGCGGCAGGAGCTGGGACGCCGGGGACCGACCGGGCaccccccaggcacagcccacccccagacaccccccacAACTGTCCCCCCCGGGGCACTGTCGGCCGCCCCAGACCTCCTCGACTTGCCCCAAGATCCCCCCTTCGTCCCCCCCGCATACCCCTGTGGCCTGACCAGGGTTCGCTGCCCCCCACAAAGACCCTCTCTGAGCTGACaaccctcccccagccccctcagctaCCCCCAAATTACACCCCCCCACACGTCTCCAGCTGCCCCCTTGACCACCTCCACCCTGGCTGCCCCATCACTCCCCTCAACtgccccctcagacccccccggtgctgcctgccctgccccagaCCCCCCGACTGCCCCAGAACTGCCCCCTCGGACCCCCTCTATGCTCTCTGCCCCCCATCTGCTCAGAACTGGCCCCCCTCGATGCTCCCTGATCCCCCCAACCGCCCCTTCGGACCCCCCCGACgccctctgccccccccagctgcccccctctccctccccagcgcccccTGACACCGAGAGGCCCCACAACGGCCCCCCCTCGATGCTCCCTGATCCCCAGAactgccccctcagccccccgcaGCGCTTCCTGACCCCCCCCAACGGCCCCCTCGACGCTccctatcccccccccccccgggctcacccCGCCACCAGCACGATGACCCGCAGCGGCTCCGCCGCCACCGTGAGCAGGACGAGGGCGAGCGCCGGCCCAAAGGCGATGCCGGCGCAGCCGAAGAAGACGGCGGCCcccatggcggcggggcggggccggggcggggccggggcggggccggggcggggcaggggcggggccggggcggggccggggcggggccgcgggcacAGCGCCCCCTGCAGGGCGGGAGGCCGCGGGGCGGCGGGTGCGGGGTAGGACCAGTGGCGGGGCAGATGCTCCGGGGGagcccctctgtccccacagccccccggcccggcaccggggggtctccgcggagccttctcttctccaggctgagcccccccagctctctcagcctgtccccacagcagaggggctccag encodes:
- the LOC134526044 gene encoding gamma-secretase subunit APH-1A-like isoform X1, whose protein sequence is MGAAVFFGCAGIAFGPALALVLLTVAAEPLRVIVLVAGAFFWLVSLLLASLIWFVSVHLSDREDAKLQYGLLVFGAAVSVLLQEVFRFAYFKLLKKADEGLATISEDGRSPISLRQMAYVSGLSFGIISGVFSVINILADSIGPGIVGIHGDSPYYFITSAFLTMALVLLHTFWGVIFFDACEKRRYWCLGLVVASHLLTSGLVSLSQGRPRQKLSPKSSCHQLPLWARGGGRGDTPCCFRPPGPPPLSCGAITAPRAACWGALGGRRVEEGPGVGRRIIR
- the LOC134526044 gene encoding gamma-secretase subunit APH-1A-like isoform X5, translating into MGAAVFFGCAGIAFGPALALVLLTVAAEPLRVIVLVAGAFFWLVSLLLASLIWFVSVHLSDREDAKLQYGLLVFGAAVSVLLQEVFRFAYFKLLKKADEGLATISEDGRSPISLRQMAYVSGLSFGIISGVFSVINILADSIGPGIVGIHGDSPYYFITSAFLTMALVLLHTFWGVIFFDACEKRRYWCLGLVVASHLLTSGLETRRWMKET
- the LOC134526044 gene encoding gamma-secretase subunit APH-1A-like isoform X3, coding for MGAAVFFGCAGIAFGPALALVLLTVAAEPLRVIVLVAGAFFWLVSLLLASLIWFVSVHLSDREDAKLQYGLLVFGAAVSVLLQEVFRFAYFKLLKKADEGLATISEDGRSPISLRQMAYVSGLSFGIISGVFSVINILADSIGPGIVGIHGDSPYYFITSAFLTMALVLLHTFWGVIFFDACEKRRYWCLGLVVASHLLTSGLVKGFGRATFQRRTVVAPSARGRES
- the LOC134526044 gene encoding gamma-secretase subunit APH-1A-like isoform X4; this translates as MGAAVFFGCAGIAFGPALALVLLTVAAEPLRVIVLVAGAFFWLVSLLLASLIWFVSVHLSDREDAKLQYGLLVFGAAVSVLLQEVFRFAYFKLLKKADEGLATISEDGRSPISLRQMAYVSGLSFGIISGVFSVINILADSIGPGIVGIHGDSPYYFITSAFLTMALVLLHTFWGVIFFDACEKRRYWCLGLVVASHLLTSGLHSLKRHKEGAVHRPAP
- the LOC134526044 gene encoding gamma-secretase subunit APH-1A-like isoform X2, whose protein sequence is MGAAVFFGCAGIAFGPALALVLLTVAAEPLRVIVLVAGAFFWLVSLLLASLIWFVSVHLSDREDAKLQYGLLVFGAAVSVLLQEVFRFAYFKLLKKADEGLATISEDGRSPISLRQMAYVSGLSFGIISGVFSVINILADSIGPGIVGIHGDSPYYFITSAFLTMALVLLHTFWGVIFFDACEKRRYWCLGLVVASHLLTSGLVTCCNQTVKGPTAREQPGSAMPRENAA